CAGCTCGGGCGCCTGCTGCGCGAGATGGAGGCGGACAACGAGGACCGCGAGCGCGCCGTGTCCTCTTCCGAGGCGACCATGCGCGCCATTCTGGACCATGTCGCGCAGCCCATCCTGGTGTTCGGCGAGAACGAGTTTGTCGCCGACGCCAACACCCCCGCCTGCGAGTTTTTCGGCCTGGGCCGCGCCGGGCTCGAGGGCCGGCGGTTCAGGGAGTTCCTGTTTGACGACGGGCTGCTCGGCGACCGGATGGCCGCCATGCGCGGCGCGGGCCGCTGGCGCGGCGAAATGGTCATCGTGCTTCCGGACGGCGGCGAGCGCCGGGTCTACATGCTGATCCACTCGTTCATGCGGGACCAGCGGCAGTTTTTCGTGGCGGTTTTCCAGGACATCACGCGGCAGAAGGACTTCGAGGAGGCCCAGCGGCAGGCCAAGGAGCGCCTGGAGCAGGCCAACGCCGAGCTTCAGCGGGTGAACAGCCTGCGGTCCGAGTTCTACACCACCGTGGCGCGCCGGCTCCGCTCGCCGATCACCGCCCTGCTCGGATTCGCCGACATGCTGCTGGAGGAGGAGATGGGGGAGATCAACGACGACCAGCGCGGCGCCCTGCGCAGCTGCCGGAGAAGCGCCCAGCGGCTCCTGGGCATGGTGGATGAGGTGCTGGCGGCGGAGGCCCCGCCCGACCCGGACCGGCCGGAATCCCCGCCC
The sequence above is drawn from the Candidatus Hydrogenedentota bacterium genome and encodes:
- a CDS encoding PAS domain S-box protein, with the translated sequence MMEPRQQPADEPLRAEERGGLSPRFATVSRIEWVLLLTRYLLYLFVISLHVSGIETLQAGSLFVAALAALLHNFWAHYVFHTRRISLFFTPVNFTLYLSRVCLLVALTGGENSVLVSLFLLLLLGGHVYAPDSPNARWGSVVVCAAYAFTVLGGWAVSGVNLSSMAVYGNFITLALCGWLMAQLGRLLREMEADNEDRERAVSSSEATMRAILDHVAQPILVFGENEFVADANTPACEFFGLGRAGLEGRRFREFLFDDGLLGDRMAAMRGAGRWRGEMVIVLPDGGERRVYMLIHSFMRDQRQFFVAVFQDITRQKDFEEAQRQAKERLEQANAELQRVNSLRSEFYTTVARRLRSPITALLGFADMLLEEEMGEINDDQRGALRSCRRSAQRLLGMVDEVLAAEAPPDPDRPESPPNADSQPIFRQ